The Bactrocera dorsalis isolate Fly_Bdor chromosome 3, ASM2337382v1, whole genome shotgun sequence genomic interval ACTCTTCTAACTAACATTTAAATATTCACTCCCTCAATTGTAAATCTTTATGATTtccataattttcaatattttcaggtTATTGGCAATATTAGCGGTGGTCACGTTAATCCTGCCGTGACAGTTGGTTTGTTAGTAGCGGGACGTGTAAGCGTTTTACGTGCCGTGCTCTATATCATATTCCAATGTTTGGGCTCCATCGCCGGCACGGCAGCCATTCGTGTGAGTAAAAGCAAAATTGCTTCCTTTTTTATGCcacgaaaatattatttgtaaatttttgtttgatttaattataaatgATCCTTTTGCTGTTTTTCAGACCCTCATCGATGAGGTGTACTACAATGGCTTGGGTCACACACATCTAACCCCAAATATTACCGAGCTACAGGGGCTCGGTATTGAATTCTTTTTGGGTCTAGTGTTGGTGCTAACCGTATTTGGCGCTTGTGATGCTCATAAACCAGGTGAGATGGACTCgagttttttcatttaatttgaggttaggttttgattttttttaatttatttattttattttgtattttgaatttaaGTTACATAACCTTTATTTTCTGCATTACAGACTCCCGCTACACCGCCCCACTCGCTATCGGTCTCTCCGTGACACTCGGTCACTTGGGCACCATTCGTTATACCGGTGCCAGCATGAATCCGGCACGTACTTTGGGCACTGCCTTCGCTGTCGACAATTGGGATGCACACTGGGTGTACTGGGTTGGACCCATACTGGGTGGCATCGCAGCTGCGCTCATCTACACACAAGTGCTGGAGAAACCACTGCTGCAGACCAGCGTCAAAGTGATTGAGGTGTCCGAGAAATATCGGACACACGCTGATGAGCGTGAGGTGAGCGTTGTTAAAACCTGGAAAGACTCAGATTTctactaaaaacaacaaaaaaaaagcaaatcaccaaaaatacaaataaaaaacagaagTTGAATTTCCAGTGTTTGATTGAGCGGATAAGCGAAGAGTTgagtagaaaatttaaaaatgctgCGTGCTTAATTAATGGCGGTTGAAATGTTATATAAGGCATGCTTAGATTATATAACATGCcatcatgtatatatgtatgtatataatgcgaGCCGTACAATCGAATGCTGGAAatccgaaaatatatatatatttattactatattGTTATAAGCGCTTATATGCTGCTAACACACCACAGTCACATACAAACGTCTCCAATACTAAGCACAGCATCAAGCAACATATAAAttcatactacatacatatgtaaatatatattatatataaaacttacaAATGCAAAATCATAATACCTtcataacacacacatacataaacatactttTGTGCATACTCCTTTAACTGCTGATCTCATTTGCTTAATTCGcttatcttatttatttatatcataGATTTTTGTCTATTAAAACGTGTCTCACCTTTCTTAAAATACAGATGAGAAAACTGGATAGTGCACGTGATTACgcttaaatacaaatatacaaatacatacaaacaacacaaataaatgaaattaatatgtgTCAAAACAAAAGTAATGATTAAATCGCGCTGAGCTGCGttccaatatttatatataaatatgtgtgtccacagaaaaaaagaaacattttactctgttgcaacatgttgcgagagtataaaaatgaaagaaaagcaatatggaaaatttaaCGGAAGAACTCTGCACatattgcatacatatacatactaatttttcatttgcGCCACAacttgttgcatgccacatatatttgcaacattttgttgcaagtaagaaacaacaaaaaaagtgagCAGCAATAAATTGCTACAACAACGAATCAACGTACAACgtcataaacaacaacaacaaccggcAACAAAGTGGCAATTCAACACAGTCCGGAACAAAGCATATATAACACCGCAAATATACAAGCATAATGCAGTATTTACATAACTACAATCTGTATTTGTACCTATCGTTAACTTTTTGTATTGTCTACTTCCTCCGCTCTCGCAATTGTACTCAAGCattcatataattatttatgtgtAAATGGAGGATTTCTGCTAGCTTTTAACAATTTCTAcactcatatatatttttgttgtaattttaatttatgtcttTACAACTAAACTTTTCAGATTTTTgtctattttatttgtatatgtatgtaaaagtttaaaagtttgaaaatttacaatttatataaGTAATACATAAGTGCCTATATACAAAAAGAGTATTTTTGCAACAACATAAAACTGCGATTATATCGATATTCGAtcatttaacaacaaaaaactaacaaaataaaatattataattatgatAAAGTACTAATTAAGGCGAAGAAAGAAGTTTGTTGAAGTCAAAttgctttcaataaaaaaaattataaaatttaataaactttttattttttgattttatgtcACATTTCTTAAACGAAAAGGTGTTCTTATGCCTTTGTtagtcttcaaaaaaaatttgtagcaTGGTTTTAGGCGCCAATAGAATGCACGCTGAATATGTCGTCTGTATAGGATGTGTCTTAGCTTAGTATTTGGGCATATGTTGCCTTGGAAATCGAATTTTCTATTCACAGTAGTATCAGAGCAGACGTTGATGTGGTCAACTTTTGCATATTTGGAAGCAAAACGCGCCTTATCATTAAAAtgatatcaaatatattaaGTTTCACACCGTTTGAGCCTTAAAAAGTACCTAACTTTATAAAAGACTTGGCATATATGCGCATTCAAACGAAAATAggggcatatacatatatgcaacacactttagaatataaaaaattaaaaaaagtataaaattttttgccaCCCTGTGAGAGAGCACGTGGTGTGTGTCTGTACTACAAGAACTTGTAAGCACTGTTTCAATACGCAAACCACTATCTCAGCTTTTTCGTTTAAGAGTTTAAGAGGCACTGTTCGTTTGCTTCAAATTCCATAGGAAACTTCGATTTTCAAAAAGTATTACGAAAAtacttaatatgtatgtatattacaagaATATTTAAAGcctgaaacaaaataaattacggCAGAAttttaagaagaagaaacaaaataaattacggTAGTTTTAATACGGTTTTGGAGGGGGTTTCTTGGCGTcttactaaaaatatacattagaTACTGTTGTGCCTTCTATCTATAATAG includes:
- the LOC105229354 gene encoding aquaporin AQPAe.a isoform X2, which encodes MPAKFEYSLGIDELKSKTHRLWQALIAEFLGNFLLNFFACGACTQPEDGTFKAFAFGLAVFIAITVIGNISGGHVNPAVTVGLLVAGRVSVLRAVLYIIFQCLGSIAGTAAIRTLIDEVYYNGLGHTHLTPNITELQGLGIEFFLGLVLVLTVFGACDAHKPDSRYTAPLAIGLSVTLGHLGTIRYTGASMNPARTLGTAFAVDNWDAHWVYWVGPILGGIAAALIYTQVLEKPLLQTSVKVIEVSEKYRTHADEREMRKLDSARDYA
- the LOC105229354 gene encoding aquaporin AQPAe.a isoform X3, translating into MPAKFEYSLGIDELKSKTHRLWQALIAEFLGNFLLNFFACGACTQPEDGTFKAFAFGLAVFIAITVIGNISGGHVNPAVTVGLLVAGRVSVLRAVLYIIFQCLGSIAGTAAIRTLIDEVYYNGLGHTHLTPNITELQGLGIEFFLGLVLVLTVFGACDAHKPDSRYTAPLAIGLSVTLGHLGTIRYTGASMNPARTLGTAFAVDNWDAHWVYWVGPILGGIAAALIYTQVLEKPLLQTSVKVIEVSEKYRTHADEREIFVY
- the LOC105229354 gene encoding aquaporin AQPAe.a isoform X1; amino-acid sequence: MPAKFEYSLGIDELKSKTHRLWQALIAEFLGNFLLNFFACGACTQPEDGTFKAFAFGLAVFIAITVIGNISGGHVNPAVTVGLLVAGRVSVLRAVLYIIFQCLGSIAGTAAIRTLIDEVYYNGLGHTHLTPNITELQGLGIEFFLGLVLVLTVFGACDAHKPDSRYTAPLAIGLSVTLGHLGTIRYTGASMNPARTLGTAFAVDNWDAHWVYWVGPILGGIAAALIYTQVLEKPLLQTSVKVIEVSEKYRTHADEREVSVVKTWKDSDFY